One window from the genome of Montipora foliosa isolate CH-2021 chromosome 5, ASM3666993v2, whole genome shotgun sequence encodes:
- the LOC138002463 gene encoding uncharacterized protein yields MFNNNDFPLGFTGGRTTLIPKPGSFTSDKQRPKTCLNTIYKWFTSCLLEPINLYLDTYKLMDIEERGPKVGCSGTMKILLIDRMTVTEDCHRGKRKLSMAWVDVAKAYDSIDHEWLDEMMILHRFPTWLKNVTSKVRVGIPEFNVRPIKALKHQTSSDSEVDYS; encoded by the coding sequence atgtttaaCAACAATGACTTTCCACTCGGGTTTACAGGTGGAAGAACAACGCTGATTCCTAAACCAGGTAGTTTCACTAGTGACAAGCAAAGACCAAAAACCTGCCTTAACACTATCTACAAGTGGTTCACATCATGCCTATTAGAGCCTATAAATCTCTATTTAGACACATACAAGCTCATGGACATCGAAGAAAGAGGACCTAAAGTGGGATGCAGCGGCACTATGAAGATTTTGCTCATAGACAGAATGACGGTAACCGAAGACTGCCACCGAGGAAAGAGAAAACTTAGCATGGCTTGGGTGGACGTTGCTAAAGCATATGATTCTATTGACCATGAGTGGCTGGATGAGATGATGATATTACACAGATTCCCCACCTGGCTGAAAAATGTGACAAGCAAAGTGCGAGTTGGAATACCAGAATTTAATGTAAGACCGATAAAGGCGCTGAAACATCAGACGTCATCAGATTCTGAAGTGGATTACTCCTAG
- the LOC138002464 gene encoding uncharacterized protein translates to MFNNNDFPLGFTGGRTTLIPKPGSFTSDKQRPKTCLNTIYKWFTSCLLEPINLYLDTYKLMEIEERGPKVGCSGTMKILLIDRMTVTEDCHRGKRKLSMAWVDVAKAYDSIDHEWLDEMMILHRFPTWLKNVTSKLSASWNTRI, encoded by the coding sequence atgtttaaCAACAATGACTTTCCACTCGGGTTTACAGGTGGAAGAACAACGCTGATTCCTAAACCAGGTAGTTTCACTAGTGACAAGCAAAGACCAAAAACCTGCCTTAACACTATCTACAAGTGGTTCACATCATGCCTATTAGAGCCTATAAATCTCTATTTAGACACATACAAGCTCATGGAGATCGAAGAAAGAGGACCTAAAGTGGGATGCAGCGGCACTATGAAGATTTTGCTCATAGACAGAATGACGGTAACCGAAGACTGCCACCGAGGAAAGAGAAAACTTAGCATGGCTTGGGTGGACGTTGCTAAAGCATATGATTCTATTGACCATGAGTGGCTGGATGAGATGATGATATTACACAGATTCCCCACCTGGCTGAAAAATGTGACAAGCAAACTGAGTGCGAGTTGGAATACCAGAATTTAA